TGCACCGACCCGGTGTGCACCGTGGCGTCGTCCTCCACGGTGATGCGGGTCACCCGCTCGCCGAACTCGATCGTCACGGAGACCGTGGTCGCGAGGGCGGCGTGGCGAAGCGTGTTGGTGAGCGCCTCCTGAACGACCCGGAAGACGGTGAGCTGCTGCCCGACGTCGGTCGTCGGCGTGCCGGAGACGGTGATCCGCACCGGGAGGCCGGCCGCCCGGAATCGTTCGACCAGCTCGCGCAGGTCGGCGAGCCCGGGCTGCGGGGCGTGCGCCGCGGCCTCCTCGTCGGTTGCGCGGAGCACCCCGAGCAGGCGGCGCATATCGCCGAGGGCGCCGCGGCCGGTCTCGGCGACCAGCCGCATCGTCTCGGCGGAGCGCTCCGGCGCCGTGCCGACGAGGCCGGCGGAGCCGTCGGCGAGGGCGATCATCACCGTCAGGCTGTGCGAGACGATGTCGTGCATCTCCCGCGCTACGCGGCTCCGCTCGGCCGCGGTGGCGATCTCCGCCTGCTGGTCGCGCTCCCTGGCGAGCTGGCGGGCGCGGTCGATGAGCGCGGTCAGGTACCGCCGCCGGTTGCCGACGTTGCTGCCGATCAGCACCGCCACGATGCAGAACGCGAGCGCGGCGAAGCCGGACGGCACGGCTTCCGTGGACAGCGGGGCGAAGTCCGGCACCTCGGACACGATGGTCGCGATGGCCAGGGAGGCGACGGTCACGACGGCCGTGATGCCGTAGCCGATCCACGCCGAGCGCACCGTGCGGTAGACCGCGAGGGCGTAGAGCGCGAACACCGCAGGCACGAAGTCGAGGTTGCGGCCGAGGAACACGCTGACGACGAGGACGACGATCGCGATCCCGAACACCACCCGCGGGTGGAGCCGCCGTGCGAACAGCGCAGCGCCCGCGACGACCACGAGCAGGAGCTGGATCGCGGAGCCCAGGCTCGGGGTCCGCACCATGTGGACGATGCCCTCGGCGAGCGAGGGCACCAGGTAGACGCCGGCGACGATCGCGTCGACCAGCAGCGGGTGCGCGCCGAAGTAGCGCCGCACCGCCCCGGGCGGCCTCGGGAGTTCGAGGTCGGCCGGGGCGGCGTCGGCTGGGGTGGTCGTGGAGGTCACGCGTCCCGTCGCTGCAGCAGGACTGCTCCGCCGACGAAGGCGACGGCGGTCCAGATCACGACAGTGAGGATGTTCTGCCACGGCTCCTGCGTGCCGTTCGCCAGCCCG
This genomic stretch from Leifsonia sp. EB41 harbors:
- a CDS encoding histidine kinase, with translation MTSTTTPADAAPADLELPRPPGAVRRYFGAHPLLVDAIVAGVYLVPSLAEGIVHMVRTPSLGSAIQLLLVVVAGAALFARRLHPRVVFGIAIVVLVVSVFLGRNLDFVPAVFALYALAVYRTVRSAWIGYGITAVVTVASLAIATIVSEVPDFAPLSTEAVPSGFAALAFCIVAVLIGSNVGNRRRYLTALIDRARQLARERDQQAEIATAAERSRVAREMHDIVSHSLTVMIALADGSAGLVGTAPERSAETMRLVAETGRGALGDMRRLLGVLRATDEEAAAHAPQPGLADLRELVERFRAAGLPVRITVSGTPTTDVGQQLTVFRVVQEALTNTLRHAALATTVSVTIEFGERVTRITVEDDATVHTGSVQGSGSGLLGLRERVALYGGTLEAGPRRGGGWRLVAEFTTVPSSAEAASTEPASPAEPTPSAEPTPSAEPTPSTDPTRRPE